A window from Plectropomus leopardus isolate mb chromosome 3, YSFRI_Pleo_2.0, whole genome shotgun sequence encodes these proteins:
- the LOC121941055 gene encoding sex comb on midleg-like protein 2 isoform X2: protein MGKTPLKDQKEGKKEKSGRMVPLTGTPPTTTKDAFSWEEYLKETSAVPAPPVCFRQARVPPSNDFKVGMKLEAHDPRNSTSVCIATVMGLTGVRLRLRLDGSDNSNDFWRLVDSSDIQPIGTCEKNGDMLQPPLGFRMNASSWPMFLLRTLNGAEMAPGTAFKKEPLRPSQNNFKPGMKLEAVDKKNPYLICPATIGEVKGEEVFIMFDGWRGAFDYWCKYDSRDIFPVGWCSLTKHSLQPPGNSVTLPKNLQILPASPSKPSRRSMHSPYRLPNPLPPLPVRKGVRGRRPKSETIALLKAVAEAAAAQNEPVPENTELVSRPHKKRGPKPGSKRKSKILQSPAQLPSIQVPQESPPSLNSVVSTVCVYVNKHGNCGAHLDRKQMQHLPDHFGPGPVNAVLQQVVQSCIDCAYQPKVLLSALQTHSGGGEVVRVRTDGGVRVVKLPSASSASFVLRFLETMCRHLQCDNLFSSQPFSHYTAYDRTKSVKEEALDAPSLARGSKRSLSGVSPPYAAPLSPKHLRTEAHPSEAETLPHEENGLIKEQRYMDSASNSMNPRPQTVRSTSEYHPQASSHYRTGNGTAMRRHSSNPAELSSSQPLRRVEASSTTGPEAAASERESLPSKNPSSWSIEEVMQFVRDADPTALAPHAELFRKHEIDGKALMLLRSDMIMKYMGLKLGPALKLCHHIERLKQGKL from the exons ATGGGAAAGACGCCGCTAAAAG atCAGAAAGAAGGCAAAAAGGAGAAATCAGGAAGAATGGTTCCACTAACAGGTACACCCCCTACAACAACTAaag atgCTTTCAGCTGGGAAGAATATCTAAAAGAAACATCTGCTGTACCGGCTCCACCAGTCTGTTTTCGTCAG GCAAGAGTCCCACCCTCCAACGACTTCAAGGTGGGGATGAAGCTTGAAGCCCACGACCCGCGAAACTCCACCTCCGTTTGTATCGCCACCGTGATGGGTTTGACTGGGGTTCGTCTGCGTCTCCGTCTAGACGGAAGTGACAACAGCAATGACTTCTGGAGGCTGGTGGACTCCTCTGATATCCAGCCCATTGGCACTTGTGAGAAGAATGGAGACATGCTGCAGCCACCACTGG GATTTCGGATGAACGCCTCCTCATGGCCCATGTTTCTGTTAAGAACCCTAAATGGAGCTGAGATGGCACCAGGAACAGCCTTTAAAAAG GAGCCTCTGAGGCCCTCCCAGAACAACTTTAAGCCAGGCATGAAGCTGGAGGCCGTGGACAAGAAGAACCCGTACCTCATCTGTCCTGCCACCATCGGAGAAGTGAAGGGCGAGGAGGTATTTATCATGTTCGACGGATGGCGGGGCGCCTTTGATTACTGGTGCAAGTACGACTCCCGGGACATCTTCCCTGTGGGCTGGTGCTCCCTCACGAAGCACAGCCTCCAGCCACCAGGCAACAGTG TTACCCTGCCAAAGAACCTGCAGATTCTCCCAGCGTCTCCCTCCAAGCCCAGCAGGCGCTCCATGCATTCCCCCTACAGACTCCCCAACCCCCTGCCCCCTTTGCCCGTCAGGAAAGGGGTAAGAGGCCGTCGGCCCAAGAGTGAGACCATCGCTCTGCTCAAAGCCGTGGCAGAAGCAGCTGCCGCCCAAAACGAGCCTGTACCTGAGAACACAGAGCTTGTGTCCCGGCCCCACAAGAAGAGAGGCCCCAAGCCTGGAAGCAAG agaaAGTCCAAAATTCTCCAAAGCCCAGCACAGCTGCCCAGCATCCAGGTTCCACAAGAGAGCCCTCCCAGCCTCAACTCAGTCGTTTCTACAG TGTGTGTCTATGTGAACAAGCACGGAAACTGTGGTGCCCACCTGGACAGGAAGCAGATGCAGCATCTGCCAGACCACTTTGGCCCGGGGCCAGTGAACgctgtgctgcagcaggtggTCCAGTCATGTATAGACTGCGCATACCAGCCTAAAGTCCTTCTCAGTGCTCTGCAGACTCactcaggaggaggagaggtggtcagag TGAGAACAGACGGGGGAGTTCGTGTGGTCAAACTACCTTCAGCCTCCAGTGCTTCCTTTGTACTGCGGTTCTTGGAGACTATGTGTCGTCACCTGCAATGTGACAACCTGTTCAGCAGCCAGCCGTTCAGCCACTACACCGCTTATGACAGGACCAAGTCAG tgaaAGAGGAGGCGTTGGACGCTCCGTCTCTGGCTCGGGGGAGTAAACGGAGTCTCTCTGGAGTCTCCCCACCATACGCAGCTCCTCTGTCACCTAAACATTTACGTACTGAAGCCCACCCTTCAGAAG caGAGACTCTGCCTCATGAAGAGAACGGCCTAATAAAAGAGCAGCGCTACATGGACTCAGCCTCAAACTCCATGAACCCTCGGCCCCAAACAGTGCGCAGTACATCCGAGTACCACCCTCAGGCCAGCAGCCACTACCGCACAGGAAACGGCACAGCCATGAGACGCCACTCCTCCAACCCTGCAGAGCTCAGCTCCTCACAGCCGCTCAGACGAGTAGAAG CCAGCTCCACCACAGGTCCTGAGGCTGCAGCGTCTGAGCGGGAGAGTCTGCCCAGTAAAAACCCCTCCTCCTGGTCCATTGAAGAGGTGATGCAATTTGTGAGAGATGCTGACCCTACAGCATTAGCTCCACATGCTGAACTATTCAGAAAACAT GAGATTGATGGGAAAGCTCTGATGCTGCTACGGAGCGACATGATCATGAAGTACATGGGTCTAAAACTGGGTCCTGCACTGAAGTTATGCCATCACATAGAGAGGCTGAAACAAGGCAAACTGTAA
- the LOC121941055 gene encoding sex comb on midleg-like protein 2 isoform X1 gives MGKTPLKDQKEGKKEKSGRMVPLTGTPPTTTKDAFSWEEYLKETSAVPAPPVCFRQARVPPSNDFKVGMKLEAHDPRNSTSVCIATVMGLTGVRLRLRLDGSDNSNDFWRLVDSSDIQPIGTCEKNGDMLQPPLGFRMNASSWPMFLLRTLNGAEMAPGTAFKKEPLRPSQNNFKPGMKLEAVDKKNPYLICPATIGEVKGEEVFIMFDGWRGAFDYWCKYDSRDIFPVGWCSLTKHSLQPPGNSVTLPKNLQILPASPSKPSRRSMHSPYRLPNPLPPLPVRKGVRGRRPKSETIALLKAVAEAAAAQNEPVPENTELVSRPHKKRGPKPGSKRKSKILQSPAQLPSIQVPQESPPSLNSVVSTVCVYVNKHGNCGAHLDRKQMQHLPDHFGPGPVNAVLQQVVQSCIDCAYQPKVLLSALQTHSGGGEVVRVRTDGGVRVVKLPSASSASFVLRFLETMCRHLQCDNLFSSQPFSHYTAYDRTKSVKEEALDAPSLARGSKRSLSGVSPPYAAPLSPKHLRTEAHPSEAETLPHEENGLIKEQRYMDSASNSMNPRPQTVRSTSEYHPQASSHYRTGNGTAMRRHSSNPAELSSSQPLRRVEAASSTTGPEAAASERESLPSKNPSSWSIEEVMQFVRDADPTALAPHAELFRKHEIDGKALMLLRSDMIMKYMGLKLGPALKLCHHIERLKQGKL, from the exons ATGGGAAAGACGCCGCTAAAAG atCAGAAAGAAGGCAAAAAGGAGAAATCAGGAAGAATGGTTCCACTAACAGGTACACCCCCTACAACAACTAaag atgCTTTCAGCTGGGAAGAATATCTAAAAGAAACATCTGCTGTACCGGCTCCACCAGTCTGTTTTCGTCAG GCAAGAGTCCCACCCTCCAACGACTTCAAGGTGGGGATGAAGCTTGAAGCCCACGACCCGCGAAACTCCACCTCCGTTTGTATCGCCACCGTGATGGGTTTGACTGGGGTTCGTCTGCGTCTCCGTCTAGACGGAAGTGACAACAGCAATGACTTCTGGAGGCTGGTGGACTCCTCTGATATCCAGCCCATTGGCACTTGTGAGAAGAATGGAGACATGCTGCAGCCACCACTGG GATTTCGGATGAACGCCTCCTCATGGCCCATGTTTCTGTTAAGAACCCTAAATGGAGCTGAGATGGCACCAGGAACAGCCTTTAAAAAG GAGCCTCTGAGGCCCTCCCAGAACAACTTTAAGCCAGGCATGAAGCTGGAGGCCGTGGACAAGAAGAACCCGTACCTCATCTGTCCTGCCACCATCGGAGAAGTGAAGGGCGAGGAGGTATTTATCATGTTCGACGGATGGCGGGGCGCCTTTGATTACTGGTGCAAGTACGACTCCCGGGACATCTTCCCTGTGGGCTGGTGCTCCCTCACGAAGCACAGCCTCCAGCCACCAGGCAACAGTG TTACCCTGCCAAAGAACCTGCAGATTCTCCCAGCGTCTCCCTCCAAGCCCAGCAGGCGCTCCATGCATTCCCCCTACAGACTCCCCAACCCCCTGCCCCCTTTGCCCGTCAGGAAAGGGGTAAGAGGCCGTCGGCCCAAGAGTGAGACCATCGCTCTGCTCAAAGCCGTGGCAGAAGCAGCTGCCGCCCAAAACGAGCCTGTACCTGAGAACACAGAGCTTGTGTCCCGGCCCCACAAGAAGAGAGGCCCCAAGCCTGGAAGCAAG agaaAGTCCAAAATTCTCCAAAGCCCAGCACAGCTGCCCAGCATCCAGGTTCCACAAGAGAGCCCTCCCAGCCTCAACTCAGTCGTTTCTACAG TGTGTGTCTATGTGAACAAGCACGGAAACTGTGGTGCCCACCTGGACAGGAAGCAGATGCAGCATCTGCCAGACCACTTTGGCCCGGGGCCAGTGAACgctgtgctgcagcaggtggTCCAGTCATGTATAGACTGCGCATACCAGCCTAAAGTCCTTCTCAGTGCTCTGCAGACTCactcaggaggaggagaggtggtcagag TGAGAACAGACGGGGGAGTTCGTGTGGTCAAACTACCTTCAGCCTCCAGTGCTTCCTTTGTACTGCGGTTCTTGGAGACTATGTGTCGTCACCTGCAATGTGACAACCTGTTCAGCAGCCAGCCGTTCAGCCACTACACCGCTTATGACAGGACCAAGTCAG tgaaAGAGGAGGCGTTGGACGCTCCGTCTCTGGCTCGGGGGAGTAAACGGAGTCTCTCTGGAGTCTCCCCACCATACGCAGCTCCTCTGTCACCTAAACATTTACGTACTGAAGCCCACCCTTCAGAAG caGAGACTCTGCCTCATGAAGAGAACGGCCTAATAAAAGAGCAGCGCTACATGGACTCAGCCTCAAACTCCATGAACCCTCGGCCCCAAACAGTGCGCAGTACATCCGAGTACCACCCTCAGGCCAGCAGCCACTACCGCACAGGAAACGGCACAGCCATGAGACGCCACTCCTCCAACCCTGCAGAGCTCAGCTCCTCACAGCCGCTCAGACGAGTAGAAG CAGCCAGCTCCACCACAGGTCCTGAGGCTGCAGCGTCTGAGCGGGAGAGTCTGCCCAGTAAAAACCCCTCCTCCTGGTCCATTGAAGAGGTGATGCAATTTGTGAGAGATGCTGACCCTACAGCATTAGCTCCACATGCTGAACTATTCAGAAAACAT GAGATTGATGGGAAAGCTCTGATGCTGCTACGGAGCGACATGATCATGAAGTACATGGGTCTAAAACTGGGTCCTGCACTGAAGTTATGCCATCACATAGAGAGGCTGAAACAAGGCAAACTGTAA
- the LOC121941055 gene encoding sex comb on midleg-like protein 2 isoform X3, producing MGKTPLKDQKEGKKEKSGRMVPLTGTPPTTTKDAFSWEEYLKETSAVPAPPVCFRQARVPPSNDFKVGMKLEAHDPRNSTSVCIATVMGLTGVRLRLRLDGSDNSNDFWRLVDSSDIQPIGTCEKNGDMLQPPLGFRMNASSWPMFLLRTLNGAEMAPGTAFKKEPLRPSQNNFKPGMKLEAVDKKNPYLICPATIGEVKGEEVFIMFDGWRGAFDYWCKYDSRDIFPVGWCSLTKHSLQPPGNSVTLPKNLQILPASPSKPSRRSMHSPYRLPNPLPPLPVRKGVRGRRPKSETIALLKAVAEAAAAQNEPVPENTELVSRPHKKRGPKPGSKRKSKILQSPAQLPSIQVPQESPPSLNSVVSTVCVYVNKHGNCGAHLDRKQMQHLPDHFGPGPVNAVLQQVVQSCIDCAYQPKVLLSALQTHSGGGEVVRVRTDGGVRVVKLPSASSASFVLRFLETMCRHLQCDNLFSSQPFSHYTAYDRTKSVKEEALDAPSLARGSKRSLSGVSPPYAAPLSPKHLRTEAHPSEETLPHEENGLIKEQRYMDSASNSMNPRPQTVRSTSEYHPQASSHYRTGNGTAMRRHSSNPAELSSSQPLRRVEAASSTTGPEAAASERESLPSKNPSSWSIEEVMQFVRDADPTALAPHAELFRKHEIDGKALMLLRSDMIMKYMGLKLGPALKLCHHIERLKQGKL from the exons ATGGGAAAGACGCCGCTAAAAG atCAGAAAGAAGGCAAAAAGGAGAAATCAGGAAGAATGGTTCCACTAACAGGTACACCCCCTACAACAACTAaag atgCTTTCAGCTGGGAAGAATATCTAAAAGAAACATCTGCTGTACCGGCTCCACCAGTCTGTTTTCGTCAG GCAAGAGTCCCACCCTCCAACGACTTCAAGGTGGGGATGAAGCTTGAAGCCCACGACCCGCGAAACTCCACCTCCGTTTGTATCGCCACCGTGATGGGTTTGACTGGGGTTCGTCTGCGTCTCCGTCTAGACGGAAGTGACAACAGCAATGACTTCTGGAGGCTGGTGGACTCCTCTGATATCCAGCCCATTGGCACTTGTGAGAAGAATGGAGACATGCTGCAGCCACCACTGG GATTTCGGATGAACGCCTCCTCATGGCCCATGTTTCTGTTAAGAACCCTAAATGGAGCTGAGATGGCACCAGGAACAGCCTTTAAAAAG GAGCCTCTGAGGCCCTCCCAGAACAACTTTAAGCCAGGCATGAAGCTGGAGGCCGTGGACAAGAAGAACCCGTACCTCATCTGTCCTGCCACCATCGGAGAAGTGAAGGGCGAGGAGGTATTTATCATGTTCGACGGATGGCGGGGCGCCTTTGATTACTGGTGCAAGTACGACTCCCGGGACATCTTCCCTGTGGGCTGGTGCTCCCTCACGAAGCACAGCCTCCAGCCACCAGGCAACAGTG TTACCCTGCCAAAGAACCTGCAGATTCTCCCAGCGTCTCCCTCCAAGCCCAGCAGGCGCTCCATGCATTCCCCCTACAGACTCCCCAACCCCCTGCCCCCTTTGCCCGTCAGGAAAGGGGTAAGAGGCCGTCGGCCCAAGAGTGAGACCATCGCTCTGCTCAAAGCCGTGGCAGAAGCAGCTGCCGCCCAAAACGAGCCTGTACCTGAGAACACAGAGCTTGTGTCCCGGCCCCACAAGAAGAGAGGCCCCAAGCCTGGAAGCAAG agaaAGTCCAAAATTCTCCAAAGCCCAGCACAGCTGCCCAGCATCCAGGTTCCACAAGAGAGCCCTCCCAGCCTCAACTCAGTCGTTTCTACAG TGTGTGTCTATGTGAACAAGCACGGAAACTGTGGTGCCCACCTGGACAGGAAGCAGATGCAGCATCTGCCAGACCACTTTGGCCCGGGGCCAGTGAACgctgtgctgcagcaggtggTCCAGTCATGTATAGACTGCGCATACCAGCCTAAAGTCCTTCTCAGTGCTCTGCAGACTCactcaggaggaggagaggtggtcagag TGAGAACAGACGGGGGAGTTCGTGTGGTCAAACTACCTTCAGCCTCCAGTGCTTCCTTTGTACTGCGGTTCTTGGAGACTATGTGTCGTCACCTGCAATGTGACAACCTGTTCAGCAGCCAGCCGTTCAGCCACTACACCGCTTATGACAGGACCAAGTCAG tgaaAGAGGAGGCGTTGGACGCTCCGTCTCTGGCTCGGGGGAGTAAACGGAGTCTCTCTGGAGTCTCCCCACCATACGCAGCTCCTCTGTCACCTAAACATTTACGTACTGAAGCCCACCCTTCAGAAG AGACTCTGCCTCATGAAGAGAACGGCCTAATAAAAGAGCAGCGCTACATGGACTCAGCCTCAAACTCCATGAACCCTCGGCCCCAAACAGTGCGCAGTACATCCGAGTACCACCCTCAGGCCAGCAGCCACTACCGCACAGGAAACGGCACAGCCATGAGACGCCACTCCTCCAACCCTGCAGAGCTCAGCTCCTCACAGCCGCTCAGACGAGTAGAAG CAGCCAGCTCCACCACAGGTCCTGAGGCTGCAGCGTCTGAGCGGGAGAGTCTGCCCAGTAAAAACCCCTCCTCCTGGTCCATTGAAGAGGTGATGCAATTTGTGAGAGATGCTGACCCTACAGCATTAGCTCCACATGCTGAACTATTCAGAAAACAT GAGATTGATGGGAAAGCTCTGATGCTGCTACGGAGCGACATGATCATGAAGTACATGGGTCTAAAACTGGGTCCTGCACTGAAGTTATGCCATCACATAGAGAGGCTGAAACAAGGCAAACTGTAA